The DNA segment CAGCAGATGCCCGGTCATCGACTTCGTCGCGGACACCGCCATGTGGTCGGCGTCGTCGCCGAACACCTTCCGCAGCGCCTTGAGCTCGGCGATGTCACCGGCCGGCGTCGACGTCGCGTGCGCGTTGACGTGCACGATCTCCGCCGGGTCCAGGTCGTTGCGGTCCAGCAGGTTCTGCAGCGCGTGCGAGATGCCGCGGCCCTCGGGCTCGGGCTGCACGATGTCGTGGGCGTCGGCGGAGATGCCCTGCCCGACCGCCTCGGCGTACACGCGGGCACCGCGCTTGGCCGCGTGCTCGGCGGACTCCAGGACGATCACGCCGGCGCCCTCACCGAGGACGAAGCCGTCGCGGGCGACGTCGTAGGGACGCGACGCACCCTGCGGGTTCTCGTTGTTCTTGGACATCGCCATCATGTTGCCGAACGCGGCGATCGGCAGCGGGTGGATCGCCGCCTCCGTGCCACCCGCGACGACGATGTCGGCGCGGCCGGAGCGGATCATCTCGATGGCGTAGCCGATGGCCTCGGCGCCCGACGCACAGGCGGAGACCGGCGTGTGCACACCCGCGCGGGCGCCCACCAGCAGACCCACGTTGGCGGACGGGCCGTTCGGCATCAGCATGGGGACGGTGTGCGGGGAGACGCGGCGGACGCCCTTCTCCTTGAGCACGTCGTACTGGTCGAGCAGGGTCGTCACGCCGCCGATGCCGGAGGCGATGACGGCACCGAGGCGGTCCGGGGCGACAGTGGTGTCCTCCCCGGCCTTCGCCTCGAAGCCGGCGTCCTTCCAGGCCTCCTGAGCCGCGATCAGCGCGAACTGCGCCGAGCGGTCCAGTCGGCGGGCCTGCGGCCGCGGGATGACCTCGGTCGGCTCCACCGCGACCGGCGCGGCGATACGGACCGCCTGGTCGGCGGCCCAGTCCTGCTCCAGGGGCTTGACGCCGGAACGTCCGGCGACCAGGCCCTCCCAGGTAGAGGCTGCGTCGCCACCCAGCGGTGTGGTTGCGCCGATACCGGTGACGACCACGGTGCGATTGGTCGAGCTCACGGGAATTCTTTCTCCAACGGATACGAGGATTCAGCGGCGCCACCGCCGGGTGGCGGGGCAAGTCAGCCCAGGGGCCTGATCAGTGATCAGCCCTG comes from the Streptomyces sp. NBC_00443 genome and includes:
- a CDS encoding beta-ketoacyl-[acyl-carrier-protein] synthase family protein gives rise to the protein MSSTNRTVVVTGIGATTPLGGDAASTWEGLVAGRSGVKPLEQDWAADQAVRIAAPVAVEPTEVIPRPQARRLDRSAQFALIAAQEAWKDAGFEAKAGEDTTVAPDRLGAVIASGIGGVTTLLDQYDVLKEKGVRRVSPHTVPMLMPNGPSANVGLLVGARAGVHTPVSACASGAEAIGYAIEMIRSGRADIVVAGGTEAAIHPLPIAAFGNMMAMSKNNENPQGASRPYDVARDGFVLGEGAGVIVLESAEHAAKRGARVYAEAVGQGISADAHDIVQPEPEGRGISHALQNLLDRNDLDPAEIVHVNAHATSTPAGDIAELKALRKVFGDDADHMAVSATKSMTGHLLGGAGGVETVATVLALYHRVAPPTINVENLDPEAEANADVVRGEARKLPVEGRIAALNDSFGFGGHNVVLAFRTV